One window of the Peptacetobacter hiranonis genome contains the following:
- a CDS encoding IS3 family transposase, which translates to MSKKQFSKEETLELSKNPFVKNVSCKSITYTNEFKIHFITEYNKGKNPTQIFKEAGFDTNIIGAKRIKCASERWRKSYKENGILGLDDSRVNNSGRPRKRKLTDKEIIDKKDAEIAYLKAELELVKKLDFEERQVMNNKLPSVKIFKLINDVINKYCLKKMIKHLCIVAGVSRSGFYNYLKNKNVISKQEEKDLEAKEIILKAYKFRGYKKGSRSIKMILKSKFNIIFNRKKIQRIMKKYGIKCPIRESNPAKRMGKARKEHHTVPNKLNREFKQGIPGKVLLTDITYMPYGNGKTAYLSTVKDSSTNEILSYHLSKNLKMDIVISTINNLMLSNSDKLHKDAFIHSDQGVHYTSTIFQNLLKKYNLGQSMSRKGNCWDNAPQESFFGHMKDEIDYKSCNTFEELKSLIDDYMDYYNNDRCQWNLKQLTPIQYRSQLLAA; encoded by the coding sequence ATGAGTAAAAAACAATTTAGTAAAGAAGAAACATTAGAGCTATCAAAAAATCCATTTGTAAAGAATGTAAGCTGTAAATCAATAACATATACAAATGAATTTAAAATACATTTCATAACAGAATACAATAAGGGAAAAAATCCAACACAGATATTTAAAGAAGCAGGTTTTGACACTAACATCATAGGTGCAAAACGTATTAAATGCGCTAGCGAGCGATGGAGAAAGTCATATAAAGAAAATGGTATTTTGGGACTAGATGATTCTAGAGTTAATAATTCTGGAAGACCAAGAAAAAGAAAATTAACAGATAAAGAGATAATAGATAAGAAGGATGCTGAAATAGCATATCTTAAAGCAGAGCTAGAACTAGTAAAAAAGCTAGACTTCGAAGAAAGGCAGGTGATGAATAATAAGCTACCTTCGGTGAAAATATTCAAATTAATTAATGATGTAATAAATAAATATTGTTTAAAAAAAATGATAAAACATCTATGTATTGTTGCAGGAGTATCTAGATCTGGATTTTATAACTATTTAAAAAACAAGAATGTAATAAGCAAACAAGAAGAAAAGGATTTAGAAGCAAAAGAAATAATTCTTAAAGCATATAAGTTCAGAGGATACAAAAAAGGTTCTCGTTCAATAAAAATGATTTTAAAAAGTAAATTTAATATAATATTTAACAGAAAAAAAATTCAAAGAATAATGAAAAAATATGGAATTAAATGTCCTATTCGCGAGTCAAATCCAGCTAAACGTATGGGAAAAGCAAGAAAAGAACATCACACAGTTCCTAATAAATTGAATAGAGAATTTAAACAAGGTATACCAGGAAAAGTACTTTTAACTGATATTACGTATATGCCGTACGGCAATGGGAAAACAGCATATTTATCAACTGTAAAAGATTCTTCTACGAATGAAATTTTATCGTATCATTTATCGAAGAATTTAAAAATGGATATTGTTATTTCAACTATTAACAATCTCATGTTATCAAATTCAGACAAATTACATAAAGATGCATTTATTCATTCTGATCAAGGAGTTCATTATACAAGTACTATTTTTCAGAACTTGTTAAAAAAATATAATTTAGGTCAATCTATGTCTAGAAAAGGTAATTGTTGGGACAATGCTCCGCAGGAGTCATTCTTTGGTCATATGAAAGATGAAATAGATTATAAAAGTTGCAATACATTTGAAGAGTTAAAAAGTTTAATAGATGATTATATGGATTATTATAATAATGATCGTTGTCAGTGGAATTTAAAACAGCTGACTCCTATTCAATATAGAAGTCAGCTGCTTGCTGCTTAA
- a CDS encoding HlyC/CorC family transporter — MLESLESWIQIIGLVILIMGSAFFSASETSLMSLSKIRMRYMQDEGVKNADLVASLIESPNKLLNSILVGNNVVNIAATSISTALLTAKFGANGVAAATAIMTIIILIFGEITPKSIAANNSEKVALLVSKPIKLIITILSPIVWVFNIFTKFMFRIIGVKTDEKNAFITEEELKTMVNVSHEEGVLEVEEREIINNVFEFGDMQAKDAMVQRMDMVTVEVDDTYEEIIEVFREEKLSRLPVYEDSVDDIIGIINIKDMIFLSDEEKEYFSVKNYMRDPFFTYEFKKITQLLEDMKKAKTQIAIVLDEYGGTSGFLTVEDLVEVIVGDIEDEYDEDEDDIIVIKEDEYIVDGSTRISEVNELIGTSIETEEFDSIGGYLIGYLDRLPEEKEVIEIGNIKFCIEKVEKNRIAKIHMYT; from the coding sequence ATTTTGGAATCGCTCGAAAGTTGGATTCAGATTATCGGGTTAGTCATCCTTATTATGGGATCGGCATTTTTCTCGGCATCAGAGACATCTCTAATGTCATTAAGTAAAATAAGAATGAGATATATGCAGGACGAGGGGGTAAAGAATGCGGATTTAGTTGCATCTTTAATAGAAAGTCCTAATAAATTATTAAATTCTATATTAGTAGGAAACAACGTTGTTAATATAGCAGCTACATCTATATCAACTGCATTATTAACAGCGAAATTTGGAGCAAATGGTGTTGCTGCAGCTACTGCGATTATGACAATCATAATCCTTATATTTGGGGAAATAACACCTAAATCAATAGCAGCAAATAATTCAGAAAAAGTTGCTCTACTGGTTTCAAAACCAATAAAATTGATAATAACAATACTATCACCAATAGTATGGGTATTTAATATATTTACTAAATTTATGTTTAGAATAATTGGTGTAAAAACAGATGAAAAAAATGCGTTTATAACTGAAGAAGAACTAAAAACTATGGTAAATGTCAGCCATGAAGAAGGTGTTCTTGAAGTTGAAGAAAGAGAAATAATAAACAACGTATTTGAATTTGGTGATATGCAGGCTAAAGATGCCATGGTTCAGAGAATGGATATGGTAACTGTTGAAGTCGATGATACTTATGAAGAAATAATAGAAGTATTTAGAGAAGAAAAATTAAGTAGACTTCCTGTATACGAAGATTCTGTAGATGATATCATCGGTATAATAAACATAAAAGATATGATATTCTTAAGTGATGAAGAAAAAGAATACTTCTCTGTAAAAAATTACATGAGAGATCCATTCTTTACTTATGAATTTAAAAAGATAACTCAGCTTCTTGAGGATATGAAAAAAGCAAAAACTCAGATAGCTATAGTTCTTGATGAGTATGGTGGTACTTCAGGTTTTTTAACTGTTGAGGACTTAGTTGAAGTAATCGTAGGAGATATAGAAGACGAATACGATGAAGATGAAGACGATATAATAGTTATCAAAGAAGACGAGTACATAGTAGATGGAAGTACTAGGATATCAGAAGTTAATGAGCTTATAGGGACATCAATAGAAACAGAAGAATTCGATTCTATAGGTGGATATCTAATAGGTTATCTTGACAGACTTCCTGAAGAAAAAGAAGTAATTGAGATTGGAAATATTAAATTCTGTATAGAAAAAGTAGAGAAAAATAGAATAGCAAAAATACATATGTATACATAA
- a CDS encoding AAA family ATPase, whose product MRPIKLEIKGLNSYVNKQTIDFEKLTERGLFGIFGKTGSGKSTILDAITLSLYGSIARNTKEYINSLSEKAEISYEFEIGSRRYVVDRHIIRSKAGGIKTSYARVIEKLGDGSENVLADKVNEVNETIIKIIGLTANDFTKSVVLPQDKFNDFLKLGGIDRRNMLERIFNLEKYGKKLIENVRHRKNKTKTHVDMLQVSLSHYEEVTDEKYDEMIKKLEIDKEDCRVKNRLYKEKVEKYDIDKIIYENQKRYNEAKELLKVYEDKKEEIEEKRKKMSRAENANMIDPYIDNVEKLRKQFEDSKNQLKIIEEEIRLIKKDLEISRGKFAEIERKKDDTIPRLSEDKVKFERAIHLLEETNKLSERLTRLKVEGEKLESKKKELLKNIEDIKAQQNLYAGKIKDSENRLYEINVPAAFRQNIEKGYSHIKELNEVKKELEKSEIDLQKCEAEYSENNIALKLVGRDRASVKERIEEVENRINIMIKNSPLTAEEITKKTEYVTEMKSELKTLKQLEEERDNLQHELNDCLEKRHRVSREISTSEDRLSKVRKDMETAKKNIEEFRYLNRVSDIRKELQDGKPCPVCGSLDHMRTDSTNYDDRIEYYEGILNKEKANEREEIERLDSLKIKRSGYISEEKIKTEAINKKKAEIGERNSIELSKKYDSETRNLEAEKRAVSDWNIEKDRLEEDLKRYKDDYSRNDKEFTRIDELLKGIMRRRLSLSENVSELKSKKDNLELEIVSIKRITKVDDIFSKLEEIKANEIESENVEKELSEFRNIKFEIDKEFDDCKTSIHSIEVEISSIEKDFEGNKKQYIEKTDEAQRITRGKNPNELLEKTEQEINKINSSYADLKKEFDDKSKAREDKDSLRSKVQGECNTTEEQLDYYKKVLKDMLAKYRFDSAYTVKKFVMPTVDIEIMRKEISDYDEGRKNLDFKIDDLEKKLDGRKVKEEEFDRLNEEIVLLKDEIGELEKNNAVLFDRITAMKKDLEKKKKIKSEYDEVSNDYRLLDEIDRIIQGNKFVEYVATNHLKYIALEASKRLSTITNGRYALEINDALEFVMRDNFNGGERRGVDTLSGGETFLTSLSLALALSSQIQMKGNAPLEFFFLDEGFGSLDVELLDTVMESLEKLHSSNLSIGIISHVEELKNRVPVKLVVTAGEIGEGSKVKIEYS is encoded by the coding sequence ATGAGGCCGATAAAACTTGAAATAAAAGGTCTTAACAGCTATGTCAATAAGCAGACTATAGATTTTGAAAAACTGACAGAAAGAGGTCTTTTTGGGATATTTGGAAAAACAGGAAGTGGAAAATCTACAATTTTAGATGCGATAACACTTTCTCTTTATGGAAGTATAGCCAGAAATACAAAGGAATACATAAATAGTTTATCTGAAAAGGCAGAAATAAGTTATGAATTTGAAATAGGCTCAAGAAGATATGTAGTTGATAGACATATAATTAGAAGCAAGGCTGGTGGAATTAAGACATCTTATGCAAGAGTAATTGAGAAGCTAGGAGATGGAAGTGAGAATGTACTTGCTGATAAGGTAAATGAAGTAAATGAAACTATAATAAAAATAATTGGACTAACAGCAAACGACTTTACAAAATCTGTAGTGCTTCCTCAGGACAAGTTTAATGATTTCTTAAAATTAGGTGGAATAGATAGAAGAAATATGCTAGAGAGAATATTCAACCTAGAAAAATATGGAAAGAAATTAATAGAAAATGTAAGACATAGAAAAAATAAAACTAAAACTCATGTAGATATGCTTCAAGTATCATTATCTCACTATGAAGAGGTAACCGATGAAAAATATGATGAAATGATAAAAAAATTAGAAATCGATAAAGAAGATTGTAGAGTTAAAAATAGACTGTATAAAGAAAAGGTTGAAAAATACGATATAGATAAAATCATATATGAAAATCAGAAGCGGTACAATGAAGCAAAAGAATTACTAAAGGTATATGAAGATAAAAAAGAAGAAATAGAAGAAAAAAGAAAGAAAATGTCTAGGGCAGAAAATGCAAATATGATAGACCCTTATATAGACAATGTTGAAAAGCTTCGGAAGCAGTTTGAGGACTCTAAGAATCAATTAAAAATAATTGAAGAAGAAATAAGGTTAATTAAGAAGGATTTAGAAATATCTAGAGGGAAATTTGCTGAAATAGAAAGAAAAAAAGACGATACTATCCCTAGATTGAGTGAGGATAAAGTAAAATTTGAACGAGCTATACATCTATTAGAAGAAACTAATAAGTTAAGTGAAAGACTTACAAGACTAAAGGTAGAAGGTGAAAAACTAGAAAGTAAGAAAAAAGAACTTCTAAAAAATATTGAAGATATCAAAGCACAACAAAATCTTTATGCTGGGAAAATTAAAGATAGCGAAAATAGACTGTATGAAATAAATGTACCAGCAGCTTTCCGTCAGAATATAGAAAAGGGATACTCACATATAAAAGAATTAAATGAAGTAAAAAAAGAGCTAGAAAAAAGCGAAATTGATTTACAGAAATGTGAAGCTGAATATAGTGAAAATAATATAGCTTTGAAATTGGTTGGAAGAGATAGAGCTTCTGTCAAAGAAAGAATAGAAGAAGTTGAAAATAGAATTAATATAATGATAAAAAATTCTCCTCTTACAGCAGAAGAAATAACTAAAAAGACAGAGTATGTTACAGAAATGAAATCTGAGCTTAAAACTTTAAAGCAGCTTGAAGAAGAAAGGGATAATCTTCAGCATGAGTTAAACGACTGTTTAGAAAAAAGACATAGGGTGAGTAGGGAAATATCTACATCTGAGGATAGACTGTCTAAAGTTAGAAAAGATATGGAAACTGCTAAGAAGAATATAGAGGAATTTAGATATTTAAACAGAGTTTCAGATATAAGAAAAGAACTTCAAGATGGTAAACCTTGTCCAGTTTGCGGATCTTTAGACCATATGAGAACTGACAGCACTAATTACGACGATAGAATAGAATATTATGAAGGAATTTTAAACAAGGAAAAGGCAAACGAAAGAGAAGAAATAGAAAGACTAGATTCATTAAAAATAAAGAGAAGTGGATATATATCTGAAGAAAAGATAAAAACTGAAGCTATAAATAAGAAAAAAGCTGAAATAGGAGAAAGAAATTCTATAGAGCTTTCTAAGAAATACGACTCAGAAACTAGAAATTTAGAAGCAGAAAAAAGAGCTGTATCTGATTGGAATATTGAAAAAGATAGATTAGAAGAGGATTTAAAAAGATATAAGGATGATTATTCTAGAAATGATAAAGAATTTACTAGAATAGATGAGTTACTAAAAGGAATAATGAGGCGTAGACTTAGTTTATCAGAGAATGTATCAGAACTTAAATCTAAAAAAGATAATCTTGAGCTTGAAATAGTATCTATAAAAAGAATTACCAAGGTAGATGATATATTCTCTAAATTAGAAGAAATAAAGGCAAATGAAATAGAATCAGAAAATGTTGAGAAAGAACTATCTGAATTTAGAAACATAAAATTTGAGATAGATAAAGAATTTGACGACTGCAAAACGAGTATACATTCTATAGAAGTTGAAATTTCTTCAATAGAAAAAGACTTTGAAGGAAATAAAAAGCAGTATATAGAAAAGACAGATGAAGCCCAGAGAATAACTAGAGGAAAAAATCCTAATGAATTGCTTGAAAAAACAGAGCAGGAAATAAATAAAATAAATAGTAGTTATGCTGATCTTAAAAAAGAATTCGACGATAAAAGCAAGGCTAGAGAAGACAAGGATTCCCTTAGAAGTAAGGTTCAGGGAGAATGTAATACCACTGAAGAGCAGTTAGATTATTATAAAAAAGTATTAAAAGATATGCTAGCCAAATATAGATTTGATAGTGCATATACTGTTAAGAAATTTGTTATGCCTACCGTAGATATTGAAATTATGAGAAAAGAGATATCTGACTATGATGAAGGTAGAAAAAATCTAGACTTTAAAATAGATGATTTAGAGAAAAAGTTAGATGGTAGAAAAGTAAAAGAAGAAGAATTTGATAGATTAAACGAAGAAATTGTATTATTAAAAGATGAAATAGGTGAGCTTGAAAAAAACAACGCTGTTTTATTTGATAGAATAACCGCAATGAAAAAAGACCTTGAAAAGAAGAAAAAGATAAAATCAGAATATGACGAGGTTTCAAATGATTATAGACTATTAGATGAAATTGATAGAATTATTCAAGGAAATAAATTTGTTGAATATGTGGCAACAAATCACTTAAAATATATTGCACTTGAGGCATCAAAGCGACTTTCTACAATTACCAATGGAAGATATGCACTTGAAATAAACGACGCTCTAGAGTTTGTTATGAGAGATAATTTCAATGGTGGAGAAAGAAGAGGAGTTGACACTCTTTCTGGAGGAGAAACATTCTTAACATCTCTATCACTTGCACTTGCATTATCATCTCAGATACAGATGAAGGGTAATGCACCACTCGAGTTCTTCTTCTTAGATGAAGGATTTGGATCATTAGATGTAGAACTACTTGATACTGTAATGGAATCATTAGAAAAATTACACAGTTCTAATTTAAGTATAGGAATAATATCGCATGTTGAAGAATTAAAAAATAGGGTTCCGGTAAAACTAGTTGTAACAGCTGGTGAAATTGGAGAAGGATCAAAAGTTAAAATAGAATATAGTTAG
- a CDS encoding exonuclease SbcCD subunit D gives MRFIHTSDWHLGKNLEGHSRIEEQKMFCSDFVKIVEDNDIDMVVIAGDIYDTANPSAEAEKLFYSTVSKIAANGKRCVVVIAGNHDSPERIEAASPLAFEQGILLFGNPLSKTSIGKFEGFEIVEAKKGMTKLIINGEKVNVLTLPYPSEKRLNDAFEAETDEDRQKTYSQKIGQIFRDLQEDFEEDSINIAVSHLFVVGGESSDSERPIQLGGSLLVERKDLPDKANYVALGHLHKPQKASELGCSYYSGSPLQYSKSERVYVKGAKIVEIHPNEKPKLEDIMFNNYKPIELFKCRGVQEALDICEQNRGRSMWSYFEIKTDEIISQEDIKAMKKNLADIIEIKPVITYQQEEKTVDLKTKSMAELFRDFYTFNKGVEPKGELMDMFMKIAGEEGGEE, from the coding sequence ATGAGATTTATTCATACTTCTGATTGGCATCTAGGTAAAAACCTAGAAGGTCATTCGAGAATAGAGGAACAGAAAATGTTTTGCTCTGATTTTGTTAAGATAGTAGAGGATAATGATATTGATATGGTAGTAATCGCAGGGGATATATACGACACAGCAAATCCATCTGCAGAAGCAGAAAAATTATTCTACTCTACTGTATCTAAAATAGCAGCAAATGGAAAAAGATGTGTAGTTGTGATTGCGGGGAATCATGATAGCCCAGAGAGAATAGAGGCTGCATCTCCACTTGCTTTTGAACAGGGAATATTGCTATTTGGAAATCCTTTAAGCAAAACATCAATTGGAAAATTTGAAGGATTTGAGATAGTAGAAGCAAAAAAAGGAATGACAAAATTAATCATAAACGGGGAAAAAGTAAATGTACTTACTCTTCCATATCCTAGTGAAAAAAGATTAAATGATGCATTTGAGGCTGAAACAGATGAGGATAGACAGAAGACTTATTCTCAAAAAATAGGTCAGATATTTAGAGATTTACAGGAAGATTTTGAAGAGGATAGTATAAATATCGCTGTATCTCATCTTTTTGTTGTAGGAGGGGAAAGTTCTGATTCTGAAAGACCTATACAACTTGGAGGGAGCCTTTTAGTTGAAAGAAAAGACCTACCAGATAAAGCAAATTATGTTGCGCTAGGTCATCTTCATAAGCCTCAAAAGGCATCTGAATTAGGATGTTCTTATTATTCTGGATCTCCTCTTCAGTACAGTAAAAGTGAAAGGGTATATGTAAAGGGTGCAAAAATTGTAGAAATACATCCAAATGAAAAACCTAAACTTGAAGATATAATGTTTAATAACTATAAGCCTATAGAGTTATTCAAATGTAGGGGAGTTCAAGAGGCATTAGATATATGCGAGCAAAATCGGGGAAGAAGTATGTGGTCTTATTTTGAAATAAAAACAGATGAAATAATAAGCCAAGAAGATATAAAAGCTATGAAGAAGAATTTAGCAGATATAATAGAAATTAAACCTGTAATAACATATCAGCAGGAAGAAAAAACTGTAGATTTAAAAACTAAATCTATGGCTGAACTATTCAGAGATTTTTACACATTTAATAAAGGTGTAGAGCCAAAAGGTGAGTTAATGGATATGTTTATGAAAATAGCGGGTGAAGAAGGGGGAGAAGAATAG
- the addA gene encoding helicase-exonuclease AddAB subunit AddA, whose product MGSTKWTKEQREVIDHRDGNLLVSAAAGSGKTAVLVERIISMILDTEEKVDIDKFLVVTFTNAAASEMRERIGDAISTALEKDPSNEHLQKQILFLNKANITTIHSFCLDVIKNNIHLITLDPNFRIGDTTECQLIAQEAIDEVFEELYEQGYLGDENSEKGKRFLKLIDSFAERNGDNQVQSLIMSIYNFAMSFPNPEKWLNESADAFLVDDDFDFTSSKWGRIVINSVKTEIEDIVGNMEKALATVHPYLGEIENIQKIITESERIDVVYNSLDKGWDDFIKAIGEFYPEDYRKGKKIKKDDPDEMREAWKIATEYRKEAIESMKKVAEMYKNRYSKDIKKEIDMSYPIVRAISDAVLEFWKKFEEAKRDKGIIDFNDIEHFALEILVDEDENGRQIPSETAKRYSEEFKEIFVDEYQDSNLVQEAILSSIANKEMPNRFMVGDVKQSIYRFRQAKPEIFLHKYETYSTEKDKDGRKIMLYKNFRSRKNVLDAVNFIFENIMSKELGEIEYNDDEKLNPGAVFEECYEENAIVGGSCDVHIIEKKANENLTDEQLEEEEDLDNIQIEARAIGKIIKEIVGKNSDGKIQMVYDKEEKRYRQAKYKDIVILLRATSNWASVLTEEFTNMDIPVYADTGTGYFDTIEIKTIVSLLKVIDNPMQDIPLLAVLKSPIYNFTPEELIDIRIVNRNVSFYEAMKIYASFDDCDNKKVRDFLERLDDYQERSSYLSTDELLWYLYNETGYYAYAAILPAGKQRQANLRILFERAKQFEDTSFKGIFNFINFVEKLKKSDSDMGEAKTLSENADVVRIMSIHKSKGLEFPIVICGGMGKRFNKMDMNRGILYHHELGYGPQVVNLETRLSYPSMMKEAMKKQMVVEMLSEEMRVLYVAFTRAKEKLIITGAVNDVEKNLQKWASNSQKVTKNNKLDRYNLLKSASFLDWIMSVAIAHKDARGILPLDSEIVEKNDESEWKFKIHQREDYTLSSEDEEEINLADVLREELTSSREVDYSEIVRNRLDFKYPYQKSVEKSGSISVTEIKRLWNLEREDNLEIDINEIESSRNNKKTEIKRPKFIQENKDEKLSPTHRGSVVHLVMQIINMDRVSTIDEIKNQIEEFVQKEIITQKEADVVNPFKIYKFFKSELGTRMKNADFVGREKAFYTEINMKNLFAKEGIDYDESIMLRGIIDAYFEENGEIVLLDYKTDFVNEENREEVVDRYRKQLEIYAKVIEEITDKKVKEQYIYLFGVDESVRIDT is encoded by the coding sequence GTGGGAAGTACAAAATGGACTAAAGAACAGCGAGAGGTAATAGACCATAGAGATGGAAATCTACTAGTATCTGCTGCAGCTGGTTCTGGAAAAACAGCAGTTTTAGTTGAGAGAATTATAAGTATGATACTAGATACAGAAGAAAAAGTAGATATAGATAAATTTCTTGTCGTTACATTTACTAATGCTGCAGCATCTGAGATGAGGGAAAGAATAGGGGATGCTATATCTACAGCTTTAGAAAAAGACCCTTCAAATGAGCATCTTCAAAAGCAGATTTTATTCTTAAATAAAGCAAATATAACTACAATACACTCATTCTGTTTAGATGTTATAAAAAATAACATACACCTTATAACATTGGATCCAAACTTTAGAATTGGTGACACTACAGAATGTCAGCTTATAGCACAAGAAGCTATAGATGAGGTATTTGAGGAACTGTATGAGCAGGGATATCTTGGAGATGAAAATTCAGAAAAGGGAAAAAGATTTTTAAAACTTATAGACAGTTTTGCAGAGAGAAATGGAGATAATCAAGTTCAAAGTTTAATTATGTCTATATACAACTTTGCAATGTCGTTTCCAAATCCTGAAAAATGGCTAAATGAATCTGCAGATGCATTTTTAGTAGACGATGATTTTGATTTTACATCTTCTAAATGGGGAAGAATAGTAATAAACTCTGTAAAAACAGAGATCGAAGATATAGTTGGAAATATGGAAAAAGCATTGGCTACAGTACATCCATATTTAGGAGAGATAGAAAATATACAAAAGATAATAACTGAATCAGAAAGAATTGATGTAGTATACAATAGTCTTGATAAAGGATGGGATGATTTTATAAAGGCTATAGGAGAATTCTACCCAGAAGATTACAGAAAAGGTAAGAAGATTAAAAAAGATGATCCAGATGAGATGAGAGAAGCTTGGAAGATTGCAACTGAGTATAGAAAAGAAGCTATAGAAAGTATGAAAAAAGTTGCAGAAATGTACAAAAATAGATACTCAAAAGATATAAAAAAAGAAATAGATATGTCTTATCCTATAGTTAGAGCTATTTCAGATGCTGTATTAGAGTTTTGGAAAAAGTTTGAAGAGGCTAAAAGAGATAAGGGAATAATTGACTTTAATGATATAGAGCATTTTGCGCTTGAAATATTGGTCGATGAGGACGAAAATGGACGCCAAATCCCGTCAGAAACAGCCAAGAGATATAGTGAAGAGTTTAAGGAAATATTTGTAGATGAGTATCAGGATAGTAATCTAGTTCAGGAAGCTATATTAAGCAGTATTGCAAATAAAGAAATGCCGAATAGATTTATGGTGGGGGACGTTAAACAGAGTATTTATAGATTTAGACAGGCTAAACCTGAAATATTCTTGCATAAATATGAAACATATTCTACAGAAAAAGATAAAGATGGAAGAAAAATAATGCTTTATAAAAACTTTAGAAGTAGAAAAAACGTATTGGATGCAGTCAATTTTATATTTGAAAATATAATGAGTAAAGAACTTGGAGAGATAGAATATAATGACGATGAAAAACTAAATCCAGGTGCTGTATTTGAAGAATGTTATGAAGAAAATGCGATAGTCGGAGGAAGTTGCGACGTTCATATAATTGAAAAGAAGGCAAATGAGAATTTAACTGATGAGCAGCTTGAAGAGGAAGAGGATTTAGATAATATTCAGATTGAAGCTAGAGCAATAGGAAAGATAATTAAAGAAATTGTTGGAAAAAATTCTGATGGAAAAATACAGATGGTGTACGATAAGGAAGAAAAGAGATATAGACAGGCTAAGTATAAGGATATAGTCATACTTCTTAGAGCTACATCAAACTGGGCAAGTGTGTTGACAGAGGAGTTTACAAATATGGATATTCCAGTATATGCAGATACTGGAACAGGATATTTTGATACTATAGAAATTAAGACAATAGTATCGTTATTAAAAGTAATAGACAATCCAATGCAAGATATACCATTACTTGCAGTTTTAAAATCTCCAATTTATAACTTTACTCCAGAAGAGCTTATAGATATAAGAATAGTGAATAGAAATGTATCATTCTATGAAGCTATGAAAATATACGCAAGTTTTGACGATTGTGATAATAAAAAGGTTAGAGATTTCTTAGAGAGATTAGATGATTACCAAGAAAGATCTTCATATCTTAGTACAGATGAACTTCTTTGGTACTTATACAATGAAACAGGATATTACGCCTATGCAGCTATTTTACCAGCAGGAAAACAAAGACAGGCTAACTTAAGAATATTATTTGAAAGAGCTAAACAATTTGAAGATACTAGTTTTAAAGGTATATTCAACTTTATAAACTTTGTGGAAAAATTAAAAAAATCTGATAGTGATATGGGTGAAGCTAAGACATTATCTGAAAATGCGGATGTCGTAAGAATAATGAGTATTCATAAAAGTAAAGGTCTAGAATTCCCGATAGTAATCTGTGGAGGAATGGGAAAAAGATTCAATAAAATGGATATGAATAGAGGAATACTATACCACCATGAACTTGGATATGGACCACAGGTGGTAAATTTAGAAACTAGATTATCATATCCTTCAATGATGAAAGAGGCTATGAAAAAACAGATGGTTGTTGAGATGCTTTCTGAGGAAATGAGGGTATTATACGTTGCATTTACTAGAGCAAAAGAAAAATTGATAATAACAGGTGCTGTAAATGACGTTGAAAAGAATTTACAGAAATGGGCATCTAATTCTCAAAAGGTAACAAAGAATAATAAATTAGATAGATATAATCTTTTAAAATCTGCATCATTCTTAGATTGGATAATGTCTGTTGCAATAGCCCACAAAGATGCTAGAGGAATACTTCCACTTGATTCTGAAATAGTAGAAAAAAATGATGAGTCTGAATGGAAATTTAAAATACACCAGAGAGAAGATTATACACTTTCAAGTGAAGACGAAGAAGAAATAAATTTAGCTGATGTTTTAAGAGAAGAGCTTACAAGTAGTAGAGAAGTTGACTATAGTGAAATAGTAAGAAATAGATTAGATTTTAAATATCCATATCAAAAGAGTGTAGAAAAATCTGGAAGTATATCTGTTACTGAGATAAAAAGACTTTGGAATCTTGAAAGAGAAGACAATCTTGAAATAGATATTAATGAAATTGAATCAAGTAGAAATAATAAAAAAACAGAGATAAAAAGACCTAAGTTTATCCAAGAAAATAAAGATGAGAAACTAAGTCCTACACATAGAGGTAGTGTTGTTCATCTAGTTATGCAGATAATAAATATGGATAGAGTAAGCACAATAGATGAAATAAAAAATCAAATTGAAGAATTTGTCCAGAAGGAAATAATAACTCAAAAAGAAGCTGATGTAGTCAATCCATTTAAGATTTACAAATTCTTTAAATCAGAGCTTGGAACTAGAATGAAAAATGCAGACTTTGTTGGAAGAGAAAAAGCATTTTATACAGAGATTAATATGAAGAATTTATTTGCAAAAGAAGGAATTGATTACGATGAAAGTATAATGCTTAGAGGTATAATTGATGCCTACTTTGAAGAAAATGGAGAAATTGTGCTTTTAGATTATAAAACAGATTTTGTGAATGAAGAAAATAGAGAAGAAGTTGTTGACAGATATAGAAAGCAGCTTGAGATTTATGCAAAGGTAATTGAAGAAATAACAGATAAAAAAGTAAAAGAACAGTATATATATTTATTTGGTGTAGATGAATCTGTTAGAATAGATACATAG